One Suncus etruscus isolate mSunEtr1 chromosome 13, mSunEtr1.pri.cur, whole genome shotgun sequence genomic region harbors:
- the LOC126026111 gene encoding S-phase kinase-associated protein 1 has translation MPSIKLQSSDGEIFEVDVEIAKQSVTIKTMLEDLGMDDEGDDDPVPLPNVNAAILKKVIQWCTHHKDDPPPPEDDENKEKRTDDIPVWDQEFLKVDQGTLFELILAANYLDIKGLLDVTCKTVANMIKGKTPEEIRKTFNIKNDFTEEEEAQVRKENQWCEEK, from the coding sequence ATGCCTTCTATTAAGTTGCAGAGTTCTGATGGAGAGATATTTGAAGTTGATGTGGAAATTGCCAAACAGTCTGTAACTATCAAAACCATGTTGGAAGATTTGGGAATGGATGATGAAGGAGACGATGACCCAGTTCCTCTCCCAAATGTTAATGCAGCAATTTTAAAAAAGGTTATTCAGTGGTGCACCCACCACAAGGATGACCCCCCTCCTCCTGAGGATGATGAGAACAAAGAAAAGCGAACAGATGATATCCCTGTTTGGGACCAAGAATTCTTGAAAGTGGACCAAGGAACACTTTTTGAACTGATTCTGGCTGCAAACTACTTAGACATCAAAGGTTTGCTTGATGTTACATGCAAGACTGTTGCCAATATGATCAAGGGGAAAACACCTGAGGAGATTCGTAAGACCTTCAATATCAAAAATGACTTTACTGAAGAAGAGGAAGCCCAGGTACGCAAAGAGAACCAGTGGTGTGAAGAGAAGTGA